In one Nicotiana sylvestris chromosome 8, ASM39365v2, whole genome shotgun sequence genomic region, the following are encoded:
- the LOC138874956 gene encoding uncharacterized protein produces the protein MTVVQVNNKAKNLLYNAISGEEYEKISSCDIAKEMWDKLEVTYEGTSKMKEREFIEEMFARFIKIISDLTAFGKPYSSGNQVRKILRSLPTTWQIKVVTLESQDLNKLLFDELRGELIAFKKTHLKKTNQEEKKKTVAFKATTEIAENDIDGTPEALQEEISMVSRNRDGLMRRFRNAKRGRMPPRRSRQYYEQDKNNGKCYECGRFGHVHDECPDLKRKISRGCNKYKSFGSWSDEDNPEHEEIANLCFMTILKNDMNKLLGC, from the exons ATGACAGTTGTACAAGTCAACAATAAGGCAAAAAATTTGCTCTACAATGCTATAAGTGGTGAAGAGTATGAGAAAATCTCTAGTTGTGATATAGCCAAAGAGATGTGGGATAAACTGGAAGTTACATATGAAGGAACCAGCAAA ATGAAAGAAAGAGAATTTATTGAAGAGATGTTTGCCAGATTCATCAAAATCATTAGCGATCTAACAGCTTTTGGCAAACCATACTCAAGTGGTAATCAAGTTAGAAAGATTCTTAGAAGCCTACCCACTACTTGGCAGATCAAAGTAGTCACACTTGAATCACAGGATCTGAATAAGCTATTATTTGATGAACTTCGAGGAGAACTCATAGCTTTCAAGAAAACACATCTCAAGAAAACTaaccaagaagaaaagaagaaaacagttGCATTCAAGGCCACAACTGAAATAGCAGAAAATGATATTGATGGTACTCCTGAAGCTCTTCAAGAAGAAATTTCCATGGTGTCAAGAAACAGGGATGGTTTAATGAGAAGATTTAGGAATGCGAAAAGAGGAAGGATGCCACCTAGGCGATCCAGGCAATATtatgaacaagataaaaataatggaaaatgctatgagtgtggaagaTTTGGACATGTTCATGATGAGTGTCCAgatctaaaaagaaaaatctccaGAGGCTGCAACAAATACAAATCATTTGGAAGCTGGAGTGATGAAGACAATCCAGAACACGAAGAAATAGCAAATCTTTGCTTCATGACAATTCTGAAAAACGATATGAACAAACTTTTAGGATGCTAG